The following coding sequences are from one Fimbriimonadaceae bacterium window:
- a CDS encoding GNAT family N-acetyltransferase, whose protein sequence is MPWALRPAKLTDVPELGRIHIQCWDETYRGWVPDEEIDRHTAESRSGAWARAVGAGDWVLVAERDGRVVGFVHAGPARKNQPGHPGQLHSIYLLKEVQGLGIGQAMFEAARRHLTEGGLTPFFCYFHPDNPVAGFYLRNGGVRIEAAELADDNPGDVCEGCFSFS, encoded by the coding sequence ATGCCCTGGGCTCTGCGACCCGCGAAGCTGACCGACGTCCCCGAGTTGGGCCGTATCCATATCCAATGCTGGGACGAGACCTACCGCGGCTGGGTCCCCGACGAGGAGATCGACCGGCACACCGCGGAGTCCCGTTCCGGGGCATGGGCCCGGGCCGTCGGCGCGGGTGACTGGGTCCTTGTCGCCGAACGGGACGGGCGGGTCGTCGGCTTTGTCCACGCCGGCCCGGCCCGAAAGAACCAACCCGGGCATCCGGGCCAACTCCACTCCATCTATCTGCTCAAGGAAGTCCAGGGCCTCGGGATCGGCCAGGCCATGTTTGAAGCGGCCCGGCGACACCTCACCGAGGGGGGCTTGACCCCGTTCTTTTGTTACTTCCACCCCGACAACCCGGTCGCCGGCTTCTATCTGCGCAACGGCGGGGTCCGGATCGAGGCCGCCGAGCTGGCCGACGACAACCCGGGAGACGTCTGCGAAGGCTGCTTTTCCTTTAGCTGA
- a CDS encoding SRPBCC domain-containing protein codes for MTVLHPERTLTLSRVYRATPEKLLSMWSDPVHLSNWWGPVGFTTTTHELAFEPGGWWVLTMHGPDGRDYPNRLKYHQTGPDRITYTHYGDGGAVHFEATVDIEALNSEETRMTFSMEFPTLEEKVLCVDTYGADKGLADTMARLAGLVEG; via the coding sequence GTGACGGTCCTGCATCCCGAGCGGACCCTGACCCTGAGCAGGGTGTACCGGGCGACGCCAGAGAAGCTCCTCTCGATGTGGTCGGACCCCGTCCACCTCAGCAACTGGTGGGGGCCGGTCGGCTTCACCACGACGACCCACGAACTGGCGTTCGAGCCCGGCGGCTGGTGGGTCTTGACCATGCACGGGCCCGACGGGCGCGACTACCCCAACCGCCTCAAGTACCACCAAACTGGACCGGACAGGATCACCTACACGCACTATGGTGACGGAGGTGCCGTGCACTTTGAAGCCACCGTGGACATCGAGGCCCTCAACAGTGAGGAGACGCGGATGACGTTCAGCATGGAGTTCCCGACTCTGGAGGAGAAGGTGCTCTGTGTCGACACGTATGGTGCGGACAAGGGGTTGGCCGACACCATGGCCCGCTTGGCCGGACTGGTCGAGGGCTAG
- a CDS encoding DinB family protein, with protein MDALNQAVCTLFTEVFEGTPPGAEGTYFVQGGEAMWATLDDLTAAEASTRVFPGASTVAAHTIHTSYYLDLTLRWIAGERPEGDWPGSWAKQEVTDEEWAGVKEEFRRKVAAFVSHVASATPDEGDLLGMLANLGHVAYHLGAVRQLYLAVASGR; from the coding sequence ATGGACGCACTCAACCAGGCGGTCTGCACCCTGTTCACCGAAGTCTTTGAGGGCACCCCGCCCGGTGCCGAAGGGACGTATTTTGTCCAGGGCGGCGAGGCAATGTGGGCGACTCTCGACGACCTGACCGCCGCCGAGGCGTCGACCCGCGTCTTCCCCGGGGCGAGCACGGTGGCGGCCCACACCATCCACACCAGCTACTACCTGGACTTGACGCTACGATGGATCGCCGGCGAGCGTCCGGAAGGGGATTGGCCGGGCAGTTGGGCCAAGCAGGAAGTCACCGACGAGGAGTGGGCCGGTGTCAAGGAAGAGTTCCGCCGCAAGGTGGCGGCCTTCGTCAGCCACGTGGCTTCAGCCACTCCGGACGAAGGCGACCTGCTGGGGATGCTCGCCAATTTAGGTCACGTGGCGTACCACCTGGGCGCGGTCCGTCAGTTGTATTTGGCAGTCGCCTCAGGACGCTGA
- a CDS encoding PEP-CTERM sorting domain-containing protein, which produces MNRLPLLAFLAALACTSQATILTFSDLTDGAGSPLGDAAAIDTAYGDNVTATSDAVGSYGMGSGWTPNVVTSYASLDSGLGQVSDQLVHWGADYGDLNHVAYGSAGIGRVILTADAGWAVRLESFDMAGWPVADQPLTFLRVRDGGDNIVWDSGATVAHGAGPTHDHYSPDLVGQTLKIEWGTNVNAGIDNISFSQTDAVPEPATMAVLGLGVLALKRRRR; this is translated from the coding sequence ATGAATCGATTACCTCTGTTGGCGTTTTTGGCCGCACTTGCTTGCACATCCCAAGCGACCATCTTGACATTCAGTGATTTGACTGACGGTGCAGGGTCACCCCTTGGTGATGCCGCCGCGATCGACACGGCCTACGGTGACAACGTGACGGCGACGTCCGACGCAGTCGGCTCGTACGGTATGGGTAGCGGCTGGACGCCAAACGTCGTCACGTCGTACGCCAGTCTGGACTCGGGCCTCGGCCAAGTCTCCGACCAATTGGTCCACTGGGGTGCGGACTACGGCGACCTGAACCACGTGGCGTACGGTTCGGCCGGGATCGGGCGTGTCATCCTGACCGCAGACGCCGGGTGGGCGGTCCGGCTGGAGAGCTTCGACATGGCTGGCTGGCCCGTTGCCGACCAACCCTTGACGTTCCTGCGTGTACGCGACGGGGGCGACAACATCGTGTGGGATTCTGGTGCCACCGTCGCCCACGGGGCTGGCCCCACCCACGACCATTACAGCCCTGATCTGGTAGGGCAGACCCTGAAGATCGAGTGGGGGACCAACGTCAACGCGGGGATCGACAACATCAGCTTCTCCCAGACTGACGCGGTACCGGAGCCGGCGACGATGGCCGTCCTCGGCCTCGGGGTGCTCGCGCTCAAGCGCCGTCGCCGCTGA
- a CDS encoding threo-3-hydroxy-L-aspartate ammonia-lyase, whose amino-acid sequence MVSLADVEAARGRLRGVAHVTPVVTSRTLDARAGASVFCKMECFQRGGSFKFRGAYNALSQLGEEQRRKGVLTYSSGNHAAALALAGSLLGCPVTVVMPHDAPAVKKSATEGYGGEVVLYDRAEQSREELGRRLSEERGLTLIPPYDHPHIVAGAGTTALELLESCPDLDLVVVPCGGGGLMGGCSLTAKALRPGTQVFGVEPENGDDAARSLAAGSIQRVDNPQTIADGARTPSLSELTFGLARRHVDGIVTVSDEELVQATKFAWERLKCVVEPTGALGLAAVMFGKVPAAGKRTGVVVSGGNADVVALARLF is encoded by the coding sequence ATGGTCAGTCTTGCCGACGTCGAAGCGGCGCGAGGGCGGCTCCGTGGCGTCGCCCACGTGACGCCTGTCGTCACCTCCCGCACTCTGGACGCACGGGCGGGGGCTTCGGTCTTTTGCAAGATGGAATGCTTCCAGCGTGGAGGATCATTTAAGTTCCGTGGGGCCTACAACGCCCTGTCGCAACTGGGCGAGGAGCAACGGCGGAAGGGTGTCCTGACCTACAGCAGTGGGAACCATGCCGCGGCGCTGGCGCTGGCCGGCTCGCTCCTGGGTTGTCCGGTGACGGTGGTCATGCCCCATGACGCCCCGGCGGTGAAGAAGTCGGCTACCGAAGGTTACGGAGGCGAAGTCGTGCTCTACGACCGGGCCGAGCAGTCCCGCGAAGAGTTGGGCAGGCGGCTTTCCGAGGAACGCGGGTTGACGCTGATACCACCCTACGACCATCCGCACATCGTCGCGGGCGCGGGCACGACCGCACTGGAACTCCTCGAGTCCTGTCCCGACCTAGACTTGGTCGTCGTCCCGTGCGGAGGCGGCGGGCTTATGGGCGGATGCTCGCTGACAGCCAAGGCCTTGCGGCCCGGAACCCAAGTCTTTGGAGTCGAACCCGAAAATGGAGACGACGCGGCGCGGTCGCTGGCGGCGGGATCGATCCAGAGGGTCGACAACCCACAGACGATCGCCGACGGCGCACGCACACCGAGCCTCAGCGAACTGACTTTTGGTCTGGCGAGGCGTCACGTGGACGGCATTGTCACGGTCTCGGACGAGGAACTCGTCCAGGCGACCAAGTTCGCGTGGGAGCGGCTGAAGTGCGTCGTGGAGCCGACGGGGGCGCTGGGACTGGCCGCGGTGATGTTCGGCAAGGTTCCGGCGGCCGGTAAGCGGACCGGGGTCGTGGTCAGCGGCGGCAACGCCGACGTCGTCGCATTGGCGCGGCTGTTCTGA
- a CDS encoding winged helix-turn-helix transcriptional regulator, whose amino-acid sequence MHAFEVLGEPVRRRILERLGKGEATSGEMVDVVQAEFPISQAAVSQHLKVLRDAGFASVRPAGTRRIYTFEPAAMAEVDAWLDQFRPGNEHRSRDPESARAPLATLGHSDLLDALANGTTREQATAIAAITEQASGPVAWADAAWDLVLAIACRPANDNCAAAGRLLCLLAKDGQEARMSRDFDRVFALVKDDRLAVARTVLREIWRVGLVSEGLRRTVVDGLQDWFHNCTSGKNSIQIRFDIIDGLAKLHRATGDPYVSQVTSTIVSSGASARKVVEGPARSD is encoded by the coding sequence ATGCACGCCTTTGAGGTCCTTGGCGAGCCGGTCCGGCGGCGGATTTTGGAGCGTCTGGGTAAGGGAGAAGCGACGTCGGGCGAGATGGTCGACGTGGTGCAGGCCGAGTTCCCGATCTCGCAGGCCGCGGTGTCCCAACACTTGAAAGTCCTGCGTGACGCCGGCTTCGCCTCTGTCCGACCCGCGGGGACGCGTCGGATCTACACGTTTGAGCCTGCCGCCATGGCAGAGGTCGACGCCTGGCTAGACCAATTCCGACCGGGGAACGAACATAGGTCGAGAGATCCGGAGTCGGCCCGCGCACCGCTGGCCACGCTAGGTCACTCTGATTTGCTGGATGCACTGGCCAACGGCACGACTCGCGAACAGGCCACCGCCATCGCCGCCATCACCGAGCAGGCTTCCGGCCCGGTCGCATGGGCCGACGCCGCATGGGACCTCGTCCTCGCCATCGCCTGTCGCCCGGCCAATGATAACTGTGCCGCGGCCGGCCGACTCTTGTGTCTCCTTGCGAAGGACGGCCAGGAAGCCCGCATGTCCCGAGACTTCGACCGGGTGTTCGCGCTGGTGAAGGACGACCGCCTGGCGGTCGCGCGGACGGTCCTTCGCGAGATCTGGCGGGTCGGTTTGGTGTCAGAGGGCCTGCGACGGACGGTCGTCGACGGGCTACAAGACTGGTTCCACAACTGCACGTCGGGCAAGAACAGCATCCAGATAAGGTTTGACATCATCGACGGGCTTGCCAAGCTCCACCGTGCCACCGGCGACCCTTATGTCTCGCAAGTGACATCGACCATCGTTTCGTCGGGAGCTTCGGCGAGGAAGGTGGTGGAAGGTCCCGCGCGGAGCGACTGA
- a CDS encoding PEP-CTERM sorting domain-containing protein: MKKALSLVTLSFASALSFASLTLHVDGQISGQHAGIDVKYFGNSKSWGAGPFSGNLDGGATFRMYCVDLDHTVSPPDNYEVDPQFIPGLSLSDRHHWAMQLYNKFDSTVDNATKGAALQMAIWEVMVDGNGDLAHGNFKDNGTTAAIRNLADTFLATDMTGVSDEGYWLKSVNHRDGQNQDMIGPVPEPASMSVLALGAAGLLRRRNKKA; this comes from the coding sequence ATGAAAAAAGCCCTTTCCCTTGTCACTCTTTCGTTCGCCTCGGCCCTGAGCTTCGCCTCGTTGACTCTGCATGTCGACGGTCAGATCAGCGGTCAGCACGCCGGCATCGACGTCAAATACTTTGGCAACTCCAAGTCTTGGGGTGCCGGACCGTTCTCCGGAAACCTGGACGGCGGAGCGACCTTCCGCATGTACTGCGTCGACCTGGACCACACCGTGTCGCCGCCGGACAACTACGAAGTCGACCCTCAGTTCATTCCGGGTCTTTCGCTGTCCGACCGCCATCACTGGGCGATGCAACTCTATAACAAGTTCGACAGCACTGTCGACAACGCCACCAAGGGCGCCGCGCTCCAGATGGCGATCTGGGAAGTCATGGTCGACGGTAATGGCGACCTCGCCCACGGCAACTTCAAGGACAACGGCACGACCGCCGCGATCCGCAACCTCGCCGACACGTTCCTTGCCACCGACATGACCGGCGTCAGCGACGAAGGCTACTGGCTGAAGTCGGTCAACCACCGGGACGGCCAGAACCAGGACATGATCGGCCCCGTGCCCGAGCCGGCGAGCATGTCCGTCCTCGCCCTGGGTGCCGCCGGCCTGCTCCGCCGCCGCAACAAGAAAGCCTGA
- a CDS encoding PEP-CTERM sorting domain-containing protein: MNRLTLLAALVALACASQATILTFGDLTDTAGAPLGNYGPIDTAYGDNVTATSDAVGSYGMGTGWTPNVTTSYETLDGALLHYSDQLLHWDLNYGDLEHIAFAEVGNGTARVILTADAGWSVRLESFDLAGWPNADHALSFLRVLDGSYNTVWDSGATVAHGAGPTHDHYAPDIVGQTLIIEWGQNWNIGIDNISFSQTDAVPEPATMAVLGLGALALKRRRR, from the coding sequence ATGAACCGATTGACTTTACTGGCGGCCCTGGTCGCCCTTGCATGCGCGTCCCAAGCGACAATTTTGACGTTTGGTGACCTGACGGACACTGCCGGCGCCCCCCTGGGCAACTACGGCCCGATCGACACCGCCTACGGCGACAATGTGACAGCGACGTCCGACGCGGTCGGGTCGTATGGCATGGGCACCGGCTGGACGCCCAACGTCACCACATCGTATGAGACCTTGGACGGGGCACTCCTCCACTATTCCGACCAACTCCTGCACTGGGATCTTAACTACGGGGACCTGGAGCACATTGCGTTCGCCGAGGTCGGCAATGGTACCGCCCGCGTCATCTTGACGGCAGATGCCGGCTGGAGTGTGCGGTTGGAGAGCTTCGACCTCGCCGGCTGGCCCAACGCAGACCATGCCTTGTCATTTCTTCGGGTCCTAGACGGGAGCTACAACACGGTTTGGGATTCCGGTGCCACGGTCGCCCATGGGGCAGGGCCGACGCACGACCACTACGCCCCCGACATCGTCGGCCAGACTCTCATCATCGAGTGGGGTCAGAACTGGAACATTGGGATCGACAACATCAGCTTCTCCCAGACTGACGCGGTACCGGAGCCGGCGACGATGGCCGTGCTCGGCCTCGGGGCCTTGGCCCTCAAGCGCCGCCGCCGCTGA
- a CDS encoding arylsulfatase, translating to MTALVAAALLQPGRPNIVFIMADDLGYGELGCYGQEKIPTPHIDRLAAEGVKMTRYYSASPVCAPARYSLMTGKHQGHAAIRGNTERGGAGPNDPEGQTPLPDGETTLADVLHRGGYRTGVVGKWGLGGPGPDGHPLNHGFDFFYGYICQRRAHNYYPVYLWNGYQPDILPGNKLMSAHQRIKEPLASEDDYYTRFGGQTYAPAKITENCLDFIRSSKKQPFFLYYAPTLPHVSLQAPKEWVDKFPRDWDAKPYLGEKGYLPTARPRATYAAMIAYLDDSVGQIMAELDRLGLSKDTLVVFTSDNGATFTGGMDRAFFKSNGALREGKMSLYDGGVREPFIARWPGRITPGTTTPRFAVGYDAFAMCCEAAGLKAPRTDGRSFLATLTGKFQPVRPWMYFEYPEASAQQAVFLRERWKVVRPDLNKHPEKAELYDIVADPSETKDMALAHPELVREGLDLMAKEHRPNRLFPLGQAEKD from the coding sequence ATGACCGCCCTCGTCGCCGCAGCCCTCCTGCAACCGGGCCGGCCCAACATCGTCTTCATCATGGCCGACGACTTGGGCTATGGCGAGTTGGGTTGCTACGGCCAAGAGAAGATCCCGACCCCCCACATCGACCGTTTGGCAGCCGAAGGGGTCAAGATGACGCGGTATTACTCCGCCAGTCCCGTTTGCGCGCCCGCCCGTTACTCCCTGATGACCGGCAAGCACCAGGGCCATGCCGCTATCCGTGGCAACACCGAGCGAGGCGGCGCCGGACCGAACGACCCCGAAGGACAGACCCCTTTACCTGACGGCGAGACGACCCTCGCGGACGTGCTGCACCGGGGCGGCTATCGGACCGGTGTCGTCGGCAAATGGGGCCTCGGCGGCCCCGGGCCGGACGGACACCCGCTCAACCATGGCTTTGACTTCTTTTACGGCTATATCTGCCAAAGGCGGGCCCACAACTACTACCCCGTCTACCTCTGGAACGGCTACCAACCCGACATCCTGCCGGGCAACAAACTGATGAGCGCCCACCAGCGGATCAAGGAGCCCTTGGCGTCCGAGGACGACTACTACACCCGGTTCGGTGGCCAAACTTATGCACCGGCCAAGATCACCGAAAACTGCCTCGACTTCATTCGGTCATCAAAGAAACAACCGTTCTTCTTGTACTACGCGCCGACCCTTCCCCACGTCTCTCTGCAGGCACCGAAGGAGTGGGTCGACAAGTTTCCGAGGGACTGGGACGCAAAGCCTTACCTCGGCGAGAAGGGCTACCTCCCGACGGCCCGCCCACGGGCGACCTACGCGGCGATGATCGCCTATCTGGACGACTCGGTCGGCCAGATCATGGCCGAGCTTGACCGGTTGGGGCTCAGCAAGGACACCTTGGTGGTGTTCACCAGTGACAACGGGGCCACCTTCACCGGAGGGATGGACCGCGCGTTCTTCAAGTCGAACGGAGCCCTCCGCGAAGGCAAAATGAGCCTTTACGACGGTGGCGTCCGCGAGCCGTTCATCGCCCGGTGGCCCGGCAGGATCACTCCTGGCACGACGACACCGCGCTTCGCCGTCGGATACGACGCTTTCGCCATGTGTTGCGAAGCGGCCGGGCTGAAGGCGCCACGGACCGACGGGCGCAGTTTTCTGGCCACGCTCACCGGCAAGTTCCAGCCCGTGCGCCCCTGGATGTACTTCGAGTATCCCGAGGCGTCGGCCCAGCAGGCCGTCTTCCTGCGCGAGCGGTGGAAGGTCGTCAGGCCTGACCTGAACAAGCACCCCGAGAAGGCCGAGCTCTACGACATTGTCGCTGACCCTTCGGAAACCAAAGATATGGCCCTCGCGCACCCTGAGCTGGTACGCGAGGGCCTTGACCTCATGGCCAAGGAGCACCGGCCCAACCGGCTGTTCCCCTTGGGACAAGCGGAGAAGGACTAG
- a CDS encoding SRPBCC domain-containing protein: MKQSLDILMPSDLELQFSRFFAAPVDLVWDVHTKGEHLARWQGPHSIKYTKYEMDCRPGGIWDSVCADSNGAEQRFYGEVREVVVKSRLVTTFLWDGAPGHTLVNTVTFDAEGDGTRVTYHSLFPDKASRDGMVAFGMERGVREGFEKLDTLLGSLEVVR, encoded by the coding sequence ATGAAGCAAAGCCTTGACATCCTGATGCCGTCAGACCTGGAACTCCAGTTCTCGCGGTTCTTCGCCGCTCCCGTCGACCTGGTGTGGGACGTCCACACGAAGGGCGAACACCTTGCCCGCTGGCAAGGCCCGCACTCCATCAAGTACACCAAGTACGAAATGGACTGCCGGCCTGGCGGCATCTGGGACTCGGTCTGCGCGGACTCCAACGGCGCGGAACAACGGTTCTACGGCGAAGTGCGCGAGGTCGTGGTGAAGTCGCGGCTCGTCACGACCTTCCTGTGGGACGGCGCGCCCGGGCACACCCTGGTCAACACCGTCACCTTCGACGCGGAAGGGGACGGCACGAGAGTGACCTACCATTCGCTATTTCCTGACAAGGCCTCACGCGACGGTATGGTCGCCTTCGGCATGGAGCGCGGTGTCCGGGAAGGGTTCGAGAAGCTCGACACCCTTCTGGGCTCGTTGGAGGTGGTCCGGTGA
- a CDS encoding GNAT family N-acetyltransferase, with the protein MLRGKHVNLRTVRRADLPKLVELRSEVRSRGQYFPLDLHSEVAIQKSFDDDGMWGKEDGTMLIVDPVTDRIIGSVSYFNAQHYYDATKEIGYILYDLADRGKGYGTEAVSLFVDYLFDWLPLARIQIQAEEGNTASRRLAEKCGFVQEGVLRHVFWVGGAPQDIVMYAKLRGEPGLRGF; encoded by the coding sequence ATGTTGCGGGGAAAGCACGTCAACCTGCGGACGGTCCGCCGCGCAGACCTGCCAAAGCTTGTGGAGCTTCGGTCCGAGGTTCGGTCGCGGGGCCAGTACTTTCCCCTCGACCTCCACAGTGAGGTCGCCATTCAAAAGAGCTTTGACGACGACGGGATGTGGGGCAAGGAGGACGGCACGATGCTGATCGTCGACCCGGTCACCGACCGCATCATCGGGTCGGTCTCCTATTTCAACGCCCAGCACTACTATGATGCGACGAAGGAGATCGGCTACATCCTCTATGACCTGGCCGACCGAGGCAAGGGATACGGCACCGAGGCGGTCAGCCTGTTTGTCGACTATCTGTTTGATTGGCTCCCCCTCGCCCGCATCCAGATCCAGGCCGAAGAAGGGAACACCGCCAGCCGTCGGCTGGCGGAGAAGTGCGGGTTCGTTCAGGAGGGTGTCCTCCGCCACGTCTTCTGGGTGGGCGGCGCGCCCCAGGACATCGTGATGTACGCCAAGCTCCGCGGAGAGCCCGGCCTGCGCGGGTTCTGA
- a CDS encoding winged helix-turn-helix transcriptional regulator, whose protein sequence is MASDHLSLVFSALADPTRRAILAQLAEGPKAMGEVAGTFDMTGPAVTKHLKVLEKAGLVKVDKRAQQRVRLLVADPLKEAQDWIEPYRRYWDESFERLDAYLRDLQSNKDPNHEAKP, encoded by the coding sequence ATGGCGTCCGACCACCTCAGTCTCGTTTTTTCTGCCCTCGCCGACCCGACGCGGCGGGCCATCTTGGCCCAGCTCGCCGAAGGGCCGAAGGCGATGGGCGAGGTGGCGGGCACCTTTGACATGACCGGCCCGGCGGTCACCAAGCACCTTAAGGTGCTGGAGAAGGCGGGGCTGGTGAAGGTCGATAAGCGGGCGCAACAGCGCGTGCGCTTGCTTGTCGCCGATCCGCTCAAAGAGGCGCAAGACTGGATCGAACCGTACCGGCGGTACTGGGACGAGAGCTTCGAGCGCCTGGACGCCTACCTCCGTGACCTTCAGTCCAATAAGGATCCGAACCATGAAGCAAAGCCTTGA
- a CDS encoding DUF1080 domain-containing protein, with product MFTWIATLALLGPSVPTAQGAPVELFNGKDLTGWTMDVPALDNDPNGKVPFIVRDGKLVSLGTPGGHLLTTKEYRDYKLTVVYRFTGRPGNCGVLVHASKLRRLSGMFPQSMECQMQSGDAGDFWCIGEDIVVPNMEIRRGPREKWGVDGDKNRRIVNLTDNSEKPLGEWNTMVIRCKGRDITIWVNGDLVNDGHDCTADHGKIALQAEGTEVEFKSVTLENL from the coding sequence ATGTTCACCTGGATAGCGACTCTCGCCTTGCTGGGACCGTCGGTCCCCACGGCCCAAGGCGCACCCGTCGAGCTCTTCAATGGGAAGGACCTCACAGGCTGGACGATGGACGTCCCAGCCTTGGACAACGACCCCAACGGCAAGGTGCCCTTTATCGTGCGCGACGGCAAACTGGTCAGCCTTGGCACACCGGGCGGCCATCTCTTGACGACCAAGGAGTACCGCGACTACAAACTGACGGTGGTGTATCGCTTCACCGGCAGGCCGGGGAACTGCGGGGTCCTCGTCCACGCGTCGAAGCTCCGGAGGCTCAGCGGCATGTTCCCCCAGTCGATGGAGTGCCAGATGCAGAGTGGCGACGCCGGTGACTTTTGGTGCATCGGCGAGGACATTGTCGTGCCGAACATGGAGATACGCCGTGGCCCCAGAGAAAAATGGGGGGTAGACGGCGACAAGAACCGCCGTATCGTGAATCTGACGGACAACAGCGAGAAACCGCTCGGCGAGTGGAACACGATGGTGATCAGGTGTAAGGGAAGGGACATCACCATCTGGGTCAACGGTGACCTGGTGAACGACGGCCATGATTGCACCGCCGACCACGGCAAAATCGCGCTCCAGGCGGAGGGCACCGAGGTCGAGTTCAAGTCCGTGACACTGGAGAACCTCTGA
- a CDS encoding PEP-CTERM sorting domain-containing protein, with protein MNRITTLATLAACSSLSFASINLHVNGLEGGLHSTVHVNYNGNNKDFSAGPQTGHLGAGPDFRMFCVDLDHTVSPGSDYQVNPTLIPTMGNAGMTLAAKLYNSFAGGVTTADEGAGLQMAIWEAVVDNGAVDFSSGNFKDNGTAAGIMTKANFYLANIGSNDAAYFLDAVHIQDKNQSMIGPVPEPASMSVLALGAAGLLRRRNKKA; from the coding sequence ATGAATAGGATCACTACCCTCGCCACTCTCGCCGCTTGCTCTTCTCTGAGCTTCGCCTCGATCAACCTCCACGTCAACGGCCTGGAAGGCGGTCTCCACTCCACCGTCCACGTCAACTACAACGGCAACAACAAGGACTTCAGCGCTGGCCCGCAGACCGGCCATCTCGGCGCCGGCCCGGACTTCCGGATGTTCTGCGTGGACCTCGACCACACCGTCTCCCCGGGGAGCGACTACCAAGTCAACCCGACGTTGATCCCCACCATGGGCAACGCCGGCATGACCCTCGCCGCCAAGCTGTACAACAGCTTCGCCGGTGGCGTCACGACCGCTGACGAGGGCGCCGGCCTGCAGATGGCGATCTGGGAAGCCGTCGTCGACAATGGGGCCGTCGATTTCTCGAGCGGCAACTTCAAGGACAACGGGACCGCGGCCGGCATCATGACCAAGGCCAACTTCTACCTGGCCAACATCGGCAGCAACGACGCGGCCTACTTTCTGGACGCCGTCCACATCCAAGACAAGAACCAGAGCATGATCGGCCCTGTGCCCGAGCCGGCCAGCATGTCCGTCCTCGCCCTGGGTGCCGCCGGCCTGCTCCGCCGCCGCAACAAGAAGGCCTAA